Proteins found in one Zea mays cultivar B73 chromosome 1, Zm-B73-REFERENCE-NAM-5.0, whole genome shotgun sequence genomic segment:
- the LOC103632203 gene encoding uncharacterized protein, which yields MSSAPPAHQSKPSPHRRQHHNLGPRSPPPPPPQSQRYVPKSAPAAAPKPSPPSQPSLTTALRSSAASPSSSGSGGSSSGSVGVRSVDAFVAYLPHDEAVAAGLGGLDAHESQVVVDHLNDALAALLRAKPREFWLRVAQNTSLHEFLDSYLQFRHRWYDLPHRGPKGTVAGLVVGELELCRRVFMVLYRISSNKDPGAGRGESLSMKEHAALLLEKKLLDLPKLLDICAIYEHDNGKLTSSLVTNVINVQPSVLDDINIVIPQFLNIFHTMHDRCMTSLQVLTSTGSIDNGYVQLQKDFMEVLDFINDAIVTLDSFVGAYQPAALLFCTNFEMSYGVEELLNALARLYSSLLPSLLHGFKVMPKSQSNAEASLDSTLSDIPLAIRMLSKRTARFGWRLLHYCYLNDQVREHDAQTSTKMFPAKVEDPMIRGDILVQTLKDINRESTYSSQVNHGNTFLQELESEFQLMSQIGDIRNKGWIYMDDEQFQFLSRLCGSTHTSWNGISDLPVSSHGGELQQKDEETAMVESKISQIRDLFPDYGKGFLSACLEAYNLNPEEVIQRILEGTLHQDLLALDTSLEEMPHEKPAPTAVKDKGKGILVETVPQITKKPHKVAETHYFVQDGLSSATSSASQGPSSAISPASLGPSSAISSAFQGPSSAISSASLGPSSSISSVPKGRFTRKANDDLPDTAILDSKNAKNAARSVILDSQYEYEDEYDDSFDDLGFSVVESSYEETDGVNDAEASSHGPRWSSQKKPQFYVKDGKNYSYKVAGSVAVSSAREAAVMRQTQKETIYGLGRGGNVPFGVPNRQHIDVEAEEVGDADNSGRGSNSRGRGRKGGREGNRPEENESSNGRGSGFGGKRGGWSQGNPAEENWNPNGQQGFGRGGRRGGWNQGGPAKEDGNSSGRQESFGRGARRGSMNHDQSAEDNEGHNNPAQDFTRGPAPRGGHGRGGGRNHHRRDRAMKKHMQGLTGL from the exons ATGTCGTCCGCGCCGCCTGCCCACCAGTCCAAGCCTTCCCCCCACCGCCGGCAGCACCACAACCTCGGACCgaggtcgccgccgccgccgccgccgcagtccCAGCGCTACGTACCCAAATCCGCCCCCGCTGCGGCGCCAAAACCCTCCCCCCCGTCCCAGCCATCGCTCACTACCGCGCTCCGATCATCGGCCGCCTCGCCCTCCTCGTCCGGCTCTGGCGGGAGCTCCAGCGGTAGCGTAGGTGTCCGGTCGGTTGATGCATTCGTCGCGTATCTGCCGCATGACGAGGCGGTCGCGGCGGGTCTCGGCGGCCTCGATGCACACGAGTCGCAGGTCGTCGTCGACCACCTCAACGACGCACTTGCCGCGCTCCTTCGGGCCAAGCCTCGCGAGTTCTGGCTCCGGG TGGCACAGAACACTTCTTTGCATGAATTCCTTGATAGTTATCTACAATTCAGGCACAGGTGGTATGATTTGCCACACCGAGGCCCAAAGGGAACTGTAGCAGGTTTGGTTGTTGGGGAGCTTGAGCTTTGCCGTCGTGTATTTATGGTCCTCTATCGCAT ATCCTCGAATAAGGATCCTGGAGCAGGTCGCGGCGAGTCCCTTAGCATGAAGGAGCATGCAG CCCTTCTGCTGGAGAAAAAATTGCTTGATCTACCAAAATTGTTGGACATATGTGCTATATATGAGCATGACAACGGCAAGTTAACAAGTTCACTG GTTACGAATGTTATTAATGTGCAGCCGAGTGTACTGGATGACATTAATATTGTCATTCCCCAGTTCCTCAACATTTTCCACACGATGCATGATAGGTGCATGACATCTTTACAG GTGCTCACCTCAACCGGATCAATTGATAATGGATATGTTCAGCTTCAGAAAGATTTCATGGAG GTGTTAGATTTTATAAATGATGCGATTGTTACTCTGGATTCTTTTGTTGGTGCTTATCAACCTGCCGCTTTATTGTTCTGTACTAATTTTGAAATGAG CTATGGAGTTGAGGAATTGCTGAATGCTCTTGCAAGGCTGTATAGTTCATTGCTACCATCATTGCTCCATGGGTTTAAAGTTATGCCCAAGTCTCAGAGCAATGCAGAGGCATCACTTGACAGCACACTTAGTGACATTCCTCTTGCTATAAGGATGTTGTCAAAGAGAACAGCGAGATTTGGTTGGAGATTGTTGCACTACTGTTATTTGAATGATCAAGTTAGGGAGCATGATGCTCAAACTTCTACTAAGATGTTTCCAGCTAAAGTCGAAGATCCTATGATCAGGGGAGACATCTTGGTTCAAACACTTAAAGATATAAATAGAGAATCCACTTACTCTTCTCAAGTGAATCATGGAAATACTTTTCTCCAAGAACTTGAAAGTGAATTTCAATTAATGAGCCAGATTGGTGATATTCGGAACAAAG GATGGATATACATGGATGATGAGCAGTTCCAGTTCTTATCACGATTGTGTGGATCTACTCACACTTCTTGGAATGGCATATCTGATTTGCCAGTCTCTTCTCATGGTGGTGAATTACAGCAGAAGGATGAGGAAACAGCGATGGTTGAGTCCAAAATTAGTCAGATAAGGGATCTTTTCCCTGATTATGGGAAGGGTTTCCTTTCTGCTTGTCTGGAAGCCTACAACCTGAACCCTGAGGAAGTTATCCAAAGGATATTAGAAGGAACACTTCATCAAGATCTGCTAGCTTTGGATACTTCATTAGAAGAGATGCCACACGAAAAACCTGCACCAACTGCTGTGAAAGATAAAGGGAAGGGTATATTGGTGGAAACTGTGCCTCAAATTACAAAGAAACCCCATAAAGTTGCTGAGACACATTACTTTGTTCAAGATGGCCTatcttcagcaacttcatcagCATCACAAGGTCCATCTTCTGCAATTTCACCAGCATCCCTTGGGCCATCTTCTGCAATTTCCTCAGCATTCCAGGGACCATCTTCTGCTATTTCATCAGCATCTCTGGGCCCATCCTCATCCATATCATCTGTCCCAAAAGGTAGATTTACAAGGAAGGCCAATGATGATTTGCCGGACACTGCAATCCTGGActcgaaaaatgctaaaaatgcagcTAGATCTGTTATCCTTGACTCGCAATATGAGTATGAAGATGAGTACGATGATTCATTTGATGATCTTGGCTTCAGTGTGGTAGAGTCAAGTTATGAGGAAACTGATGGTGTCAATGACGCTGAGGCTTCATCACATGGCCCAAGATGGAGTTCACAGAAGAAACCACAGTTTTATGTCAAGGATGGGAAGAATTATAGCTACAAGGTTGCTGGTTCGGTTGCTGTATCCAGTGCTCGAGAAGCAGCTGTCATGAGGCAAACTCAAAAAGAGACAATCTATGGTCTGGGTCGTGGTGGAAATGTTCCTTTTGGTGTCCCGAACAGGCAACATATAGATGTGGAGGCAGAGGAGGTTGGTGATGCTGACAACTCAGGCAGAGGTTCAAATTCCCGTGGCCGGGGAAGAAAAGGCGGAAGGGAAGGCAACCGTCCGGAGGAGAATGAGAGCTCCAATGGACGAGGCTCTGGCTTTGGTGGTAAAAGAGGAGGCTGGAGTCAGGGCAATCCGGCTGAGGAAAACTGGAACCCTAATGGTCAACAAGGTTTTGGCCGTGGTGGCAGAAGAGGGGGCTGGAATCAGGGTGGCCCAGCGAAGGAAGACGGTAACTCTAGTGGCAGGCAAGAAAGTTTTGGCCGTGGAGCAAGACGGGGCAGCATGAACCATGACCAATCAGCCGAGGATAATGAAGGCCATAATAATCCCGCACAAGACTTTACTCGAGGACCAGCTCCTCGTGGTGGCCATGGAAGGGGAGGTGGCCGGAACCATCACAGGAGAGATCGGGCAATGAAGAAGCATATGCAAGGATTGACAGGGCTTTAG
- the LOC103632209 gene encoding formin-like protein 8, translated as MLLSPRAALYVIAVESRGRGRSVHFFFSPSPSAAPPMPPTTVMLLPACTVLLLCCRLSPAAASSPGDVGGGGARRLLHQPLFPIEWTPPPSPQPDFSSDPATPDGPPGAFFPPTPPVAPAGGGGTTTTSSPTTVASNVPAGASSGSGDGGHHGGPAKGTIVAAGAAATAAIALLAFACAFLIALRARRRGDSQKLLGPDRGSARHHSAPSAADFLYVGTVEPTTPGRHHGSPAADLIGSPYRKLRSERARRDEPTDNLSPELRPLPPLRRAATMGSSDDAYYTPRQRSGGSGGGGVGGETWSEASASSPPTTTTASRRSLPSLTSDCFPPVTAIAAPTPPPARSRRTPPRTRFSAGSTPDIKQVISPSPRSVQPSKAPPPPPPPPPPPKSIMTAPKPPPPPPPPPMIPSNTLLKPAQPPSPSEPTSRRRLLKPLPPEGPRIAMPMPITATTAEDSIGSASMRKQDYVADGIVGNDEPRPKLKPLHWDKVRATSDRAMVWDQLKSSCSFQLDEGMIEALFMNNSTPTAPPRDAGRKTTVPPFRQEERVLDPKKAQNIAILLRALNVTRDEVSDALLDGNTEYLGTELLETLVKMAPTKEEELKLQDYNDDTSKLGSAERFLKSVLDIPFAFKRVDAMLYRANFESEINYLMKSFETLEAACEDLRGSRLFLKLLEAVLRTGNRMNVGTNRGEAKAFKLDTLLKLADVKGTDGKTTLLHFVVQEIVRSEDAKSEKESAMITRSSKDEQLRKQGLKLVSGLSSELGNVKKAAMMDFDVLHGYVNKLETGLEKIKSVLQLERQCTQGQKFFSTMQSFLKKAEAEIEKVRGEEKRALMRVKDITEYFHGDTVKEEPHPLRIFMVVRDFLSTLDHVCKEVGRLQQDRTVVGSARSFRIPATSLPILNVYGQRRENDSDDDNSSF; from the exons ATGTTACTGTCGCCGAGGGCAGCATTGTATGTTATCGCCGTAGAAAGCCGAGGCCGCGGCCGTTCGGTTCACTTTTTTTTTTCCCCTTCTCCTTCTGCTGCACCGCCAATGCCTCCCACTACCGTCATGCTGCTACCAGCGTGCACCGTGCTGCTGCTGTGCTGCCGTCTCTCGCCGGCCGCCGCGTCGTCGCCCGGCGATGTCGGCGGAGGCGGGGCAAGGAGGCTGCTCCACCAGCCATTGTTCCCAATCGAGTGGACCCCGCCGCCATCGCCGCAGCCGGACTTCTCCTCTGACCCGGCGACGCCGGACGGACCTCCTGGCGCCTTCTTCCCTCCCACGCCACCGGTGGCCCCTGCTGGCGGCGGAGGTACGACGACGACGTCCTCGCCAACCACCGTCGCCTCCAACGTCCCGGCCGGCGCCTCGTCAGGGTCTGGTGATGGCGGCCACCACGGCGGCCCTGCCAAGGGGACCATCGTCGCGGCGGGGGCGGCCGCGACCGCGGCCATCGCGCTGCTGGCCTTCGCGTGCGCGTTCCTCATCGCGCTCCGCGCGCGCCGCCGAGGGGACTCGCAGAAGCTGCTCGGCCCCGACCGTGGGTCCGCGCGCCACCACTCGGCGCCCTCGGCCGCTGACTTCCTCTACGTCGGCACGGTGGAGCCCACCACGCCCGGCCGCCACCACGGGTCCCCCGCCGCCGATCTCATTGGGTCCCCGTACCGCAAGCTGCGCAGCGAGCGCGCGCGCCGCGACGAGCCCACCGACAACCTGAGCCCAGAGCTCCGGCCGCTCCCGCCGCTGCGCCGCGCGGCCACAATGGGCTCCTCTGACGATGCATACTACACGCCGCGCCAGCGCTCCGGGGGTTCCGGCGGCGGCGGGGTTGGCGGCGAAACCTGGAGTGAGGCCAGCGCGTCCAGCccgcccaccaccaccaccgcgtcCCGCCGAAGCCTCCCCAGCCTCACCAGCGACTGCTTTCCTCCGGTCACGGCTATTGCTGCGCCGACACCACCCCCTGCGCGGTCCCGTCGTACGCCCCCGCGCACGCGCTTCTCTGCTGGCTCGACCCCTGACATCAAACAGGTAATCTCGCCGTCCCCGCGATCGGTGCAACCATCCAAAGCACCaccgccgccacctcctccaccgccaccgccgaagtCTATTATGACAGCTCCaaaacctcctcctccgccgccgccgccaccaatGATTCCATCTAATACCCTCCTGAAGCCCGCGCAGCCGCCTTCCCCTTCCGAGCCGACGTCGCGGCGCCGGTTGCTCAAGCCGTTGCCACCTGAGGGCCCCCGCATTGCCATGCCGATGCCGATCACGGCGACAACGGCAGAGGATAGTATCGGGAGCGCGTCGATGCGTAAACAGGATTACGTGGCAGACGGTATCGTTGGCAACGACGAGCCACGGCCGAAGCTGAAGCCGCTGCACTGGGATAAGGTGCGGGCGACCTCCGACCGCGCCATGGTCTGGGACCAGCTGAAGTCAAGCTGCTCATTCCA GTTGGATGAGGGCATGATCGAGGCATTGTTCATGAATAACTCAACGCCAACCGCGCCGCCGAGAGATGCGGGAAGGAAGACTACCGTCCCACCGTTCAGGCAGGAGGAGAGGGTTCTTGACCCCAAGAAAGCACAGAATATCGCCATCCTGCTCCGTGCATTGAATGTTACACGCGATGAGGTCTCTGATGCACTGTTGGATG GCAACACTGAATATTTGGGGACTGAACTTTTGGAGACTTTAGTCAAGATGGCTCCTACTAAAGAGGAAGAACTCAAACTACAAGATTATAATGATGACACATCGAAGCTTGGTTCTGCAGAGCGCTTTCTCAAATCTGTGCTTGATATACCTTTTGCCTTCAAGAGAGTTGATGCCATGCTATACCGAGCCAATTTTGAGTCCGAAATAAATTACTTAATGAAATCTTTTGAGACACTAGAG GCAGCCTGCGAAGATCTTAGAGGCAGCAGGTTGTTCCTGAAACTGCTCGAAGCAGTGCTGAGAACTGGGAACCGGATGAATGTTGGCACAAACCGGGGTGAGGCAAAAGCTTTCAAGCTTGACACTCTCCTAAAACTTGCTGATGTCAAGGGCACTGATGGTAAAACAACGCTGTTGCATTTTGTCGTCCAAGAAATCGTTCGATCAGAAGATGCAAAATCAGAAAAAGAAAGTGCCATGATTACCCGTAGCTCTAAAGACGAGCAGTTACGGAAGCAAGGCCTGAAACTTGTCTCTGGGCTTAGCAGTGAGCTAGGAAATGTCAAGAAAGCAGCTATGATGGACTTCGATGTGTTGCATGGTTATGTTAATAAGCTAGAAACAGGTCTTGAAAAGATCAAGTCGGTCTTGCAGCTCGAGAGACAATGCACTCAAGGCCAGAAGTTCTTTTCGACAATGCAAAGTTTTCTCAAGAAAGCTGAGGCGGAGATAGAGAAAGTCAGAGGGGAGGAGAAGAGGGCCTTGATGAGAGTAAAAGACATCACCGAGTACTTCCACGGTGACACCGTGAAAGAGGAACCGCACCCTCTCAGAATATTCATGGTGGTGAGGGACTTCCTCTCGACGTTGGATCATGTCTGCAAGGAGGTTGGCAGGTTGCAGCAGGATAGAACAGTCGTTGGGTCCGCCAGGTCTTTCCGCATTCCAGCCACCTCACTGCCAATTCTAAATGTGTATGGACAACGAAGGGAGAACGACTCTGATGATGACAATTCATCATTCTAG